The following coding sequences lie in one Porphyromonas asaccharolytica DSM 20707 genomic window:
- a CDS encoding transglycosylase SLT domain-containing protein, producing the protein MRRLLRSITLSLWGAVLVGVVYYFVVIHQRPQTQTARTQIAPRTEWHDVPIADVGAGEVYEELEQYGTLYALEYLLDYDSIWPRDELQRLILFGLYDEEDDDDEEVLVCVTPMKSTTSKGSSEQSQVQSTRRQGAISDWDYLFQQYGERYGWDWYVLASIAYQESHFRAEVVGMGGATGLMGIMPATGRRYGYSRAKLKHAESSIRVACMALRDFGRAFAHITDAEQRMKFTLASYNAGNAHVLDARRLAENAGLDPDRWDDSVEIYMARLDEPKYYQDPLVQHGRANGDHTVRYVAEVFHRAQSYKKKVQYATAE; encoded by the coding sequence ATGAGAAGGCTCCTACGCTCCATAACTCTGTCGCTATGGGGGGCTGTCCTCGTGGGCGTCGTCTACTACTTTGTCGTGATTCATCAAAGGCCTCAGACTCAGACGGCTCGTACACAGATAGCACCTCGGACGGAGTGGCACGATGTGCCGATTGCGGATGTGGGGGCTGGAGAGGTGTATGAAGAGCTGGAGCAGTACGGCACGCTCTATGCGCTGGAGTATCTACTGGACTATGACTCGATATGGCCCCGCGATGAACTACAGCGGCTGATTCTCTTCGGACTCTATGACGAAGAGGATGATGACGATGAAGAGGTGCTGGTGTGTGTGACGCCGATGAAGTCTACCACGTCCAAGGGATCGTCAGAGCAGTCGCAAGTACAGTCTACAAGGCGTCAGGGCGCTATCTCTGATTGGGATTATCTCTTTCAGCAGTATGGTGAGCGATATGGTTGGGATTGGTATGTCTTAGCTTCGATAGCTTATCAGGAGTCGCACTTTCGTGCAGAGGTCGTCGGTATGGGCGGTGCTACGGGACTGATGGGTATCATGCCGGCTACGGGACGACGCTATGGCTACAGTCGCGCTAAGCTCAAGCATGCCGAGAGCTCTATCCGTGTAGCCTGTATGGCACTACGAGACTTCGGTCGCGCTTTCGCCCATATCACCGACGCCGAGCAGCGAATGAAGTTTACTCTGGCCTCGTACAATGCGGGCAATGCTCATGTGCTAGATGCTCGTAGACTAGCGGAGAACGCGGGCTTAGATCCTGATCGCTGGGACGACTCTGTGGAGATCTATATGGCTCGTCTGGACGAACCGAAGTACTACCAGGACCCACTTGTGCAGCATGGACGTGCTAATGGCGATCATACGGTGCGCTACGTGGCGGAGGTCTTCCATCGAGCGCAATCCTATAAAAAGAAAGTTCAATATGCTACAGCTGAATAA
- a CDS encoding leucine-rich repeat domain-containing protein, which translates to MIQTITQLRKVCIASCAIALCSLGLQAQNAELVKLSLHQPELQALRADDASITGESSIPADEKQALIDIYNSLDGANWKPSYKRWDLTADPETWSGVTIQNGHVVGLKIDRLWAKGEVPASIADLTELETFMCYSNQITKFPDELFTMKKLKTFVADLQNVGETRTLTQEFPKKVDLPAMESFSMANNALTGSLPSDMNMPKLNFLGLQDNKLTGSVPETLTKCPNLEYLYLHMNDLSGDIPQDWTACTKLKHFVFEQNPQLGGNFPASLTQLTTLEAISLQMTSIKGEIPSNIGDLTNMSQFFLTGSKMSGVIPESIGKLTKMTILAFGDCQFTGPLPASLANLTNLTLINLTNNPIGGEIPEWLSKLSMLKDLRMAKCQLTGEIPASLFPSTKGGTDGLPELQNLDFSHNELTGELSSQITNSSNLVRIWISHNKMSGNPTGYFTYDNFNHLVQIELNDNQFSGGIGTLFTNPERMLVRVDISNNNFSGPILPEPSKSDYGVLLGFTGESAIIHGNKFVFADFSNFQGALEIGSDADKTLVYAPQKPTTEDKTMELGNGKSVTLDATLEDPDNWKQGAASFIPNKYQWYKDGKAIAGANEATYTIASYSDSDNGVYHCQITNIIAPKLKLTTGKTTIEHDTSVAEVTKPALQITRGAATLHINGAQEAALYTMEGACIARTEGATLSIEGVAPGCYLIIVTVDNVRHTVKYIL; encoded by the coding sequence ATGATCCAAACAATTACGCAATTACGCAAGGTCTGTATAGCTAGCTGTGCTATCGCACTCTGCTCGCTAGGCCTGCAAGCTCAGAATGCTGAGCTGGTCAAGCTGTCGCTCCATCAGCCAGAGCTACAAGCGCTCAGAGCTGATGATGCCTCCATAACGGGTGAGTCTAGCATTCCCGCCGATGAGAAGCAAGCACTCATCGACATCTACAACAGTCTCGATGGGGCTAACTGGAAGCCTTCTTACAAGCGCTGGGATCTAACTGCCGATCCTGAGACCTGGAGTGGCGTCACGATCCAAAACGGTCACGTCGTGGGGCTCAAGATAGATCGTCTCTGGGCTAAGGGCGAGGTGCCAGCCTCTATCGCTGATCTGACTGAGCTAGAAACCTTCATGTGCTACTCGAATCAGATCACCAAGTTCCCCGATGAGCTCTTTACTATGAAGAAGCTAAAGACCTTCGTCGCTGACTTGCAGAATGTCGGAGAGACTCGCACACTGACGCAAGAGTTCCCCAAGAAAGTAGATCTGCCAGCCATGGAGTCCTTCTCTATGGCAAACAATGCCCTGACAGGATCTCTGCCGAGTGATATGAACATGCCTAAGTTGAACTTCTTAGGACTCCAGGACAACAAGCTCACGGGCAGTGTCCCCGAGACCTTGACAAAGTGTCCAAACCTAGAGTATCTCTACCTCCACATGAATGACCTCTCAGGTGATATACCTCAAGACTGGACAGCCTGCACGAAGCTCAAGCACTTTGTCTTCGAGCAGAACCCTCAGCTCGGAGGCAACTTCCCCGCTTCGCTGACTCAGCTGACCACTCTAGAGGCTATCTCCCTCCAGATGACCTCCATCAAGGGTGAGATCCCCTCAAATATTGGTGACCTAACCAATATGAGCCAGTTTTTTCTCACCGGCTCTAAGATGAGCGGGGTCATCCCTGAGAGCATTGGTAAGCTAACCAAGATGACGATTCTAGCCTTTGGCGACTGTCAGTTCACGGGTCCGCTGCCAGCTAGCCTAGCCAACCTAACGAATCTAACGCTCATCAACCTTACGAACAATCCTATAGGTGGTGAAATACCAGAGTGGCTCTCAAAGCTCTCCATGCTCAAGGACCTCAGAATGGCTAAGTGTCAGCTCACAGGCGAGATACCAGCCAGCCTATTCCCCTCTACTAAGGGAGGAACCGATGGACTGCCCGAGCTGCAAAATCTAGACTTCTCGCACAATGAGCTAACAGGCGAGCTCTCTAGCCAGATCACCAACAGCTCTAACCTAGTACGTATCTGGATCTCGCACAATAAGATGTCTGGCAATCCGACCGGATACTTCACGTACGATAACTTTAACCACCTCGTGCAGATCGAGCTCAACGACAACCAGTTCTCGGGAGGCATCGGTACACTATTTACCAACCCCGAGCGTATGCTAGTCCGTGTAGACATCTCAAACAACAACTTCTCAGGGCCGATCCTCCCAGAGCCTAGCAAGTCTGACTACGGTGTGCTACTAGGCTTTACAGGCGAGAGTGCCATCATCCATGGTAACAAGTTCGTCTTTGCGGACTTTAGCAACTTCCAGGGTGCTCTAGAGATTGGCTCAGATGCAGACAAGACGCTCGTCTATGCCCCACAGAAACCGACCACAGAGGATAAAACCATGGAGCTAGGCAATGGCAAAAGCGTAACACTAGACGCAACGCTCGAAGACCCTGATAACTGGAAGCAAGGAGCAGCATCCTTCATCCCCAATAAATACCAGTGGTACAAGGATGGCAAGGCAATCGCAGGTGCAAACGAAGCAACCTACACCATCGCCAGCTATAGTGACAGCGACAATGGTGTATACCACTGCCAGATCACAAACATCATCGCGCCTAAGCTCAAGCTCACCACAGGCAAGACGACAATCGAGCATGACACATCTGTAGCAGAGGTTACCAAGCCGGCTCTCCAGATCACAAGAGGTGCTGCCACACTCCACATCAATGGTGCTCAGGAGGCTGCTCTCTACACCATGGAGGGTGCCTGCATCGCTCGCACAGAGGGCGCCACGCTATCTATCGAGGGTGTAGCCCCTGGCTGCTATCTCATCATCGTGACTGTCGACAACGTACGCCACACGGTGAAGTACATCCTATAA